One genomic region from Rosa rugosa chromosome 1, drRosRugo1.1, whole genome shotgun sequence encodes:
- the LOC133724996 gene encoding uncharacterized protein LOC133724996, which translates to MRRFQEVVDECGLQEVEFSGPLFTWKRGSTFERLDRCFINQDAAELFPLFHEAHVDVGASDHILLVLLAEGPHGGRFRAGRAKRRFQFEALWTKEQDCGNVVKENWSGNGGLLDVTDRLAFVSRALQQWNATTIGHIPKKNEELTKWPFDSCDDGVQVKRKEVVSELNKYLELEESLWKQRSRVSWLREGDQNTKFFHSYAKTRGRKNCIQGITNSEGVWQDSEEGIQHAFLAYFPMLFTSEGHNHMELVLDAVPMRVTDEMNQRLSKPFTRIDIETALKHMSPDKSPGEDGFPTRFYQTYWDVIGDEISSTCLKVLNEGAGVARLNHTLLALIPKVDNPQVVTDFRPISLCNVLYKLISKTVVNRMKSLLPEVISSYQSAFVPGRSIHDNVITAFEVVHSIRNRLTGDDPYCVLKHDISKAYDRVEWVFLQNIILRMGFNERWVALVMRCVKSVWFSILWNGTAVGRITPTRGLLQGDPLSPYLFLLCSEGLTGLFQKADREGLIHGAKVCEGVPAISHLLFTDDSLLFGKADIQEATQLKQSLLLYESAAGQKINFQKSAISFGPGLPQAQKLPIIQMLGVPVVPFHERYLGLPIVAGRNRKEMFKKIHERLDYHLKGWQSKLLSKAGKTVLIKVVAQAIPSYTMSVFRLSKGVCRTYQSKIGKYWWGNGGKKRGIHWCTWQVLYKNKLAGGLGFRDIECFTQALLAKTVWRIVFQTNSLVNCILQQKYAVNGNWAAVQVGSKDSFIWKSLMWGKELLCAGIRRRIGNGDTTRIWEDKWLPSPWSFRVITLRFLDSATTVNQLMEKPGMWNVDFIKDKFLSVDVEKILSIPLCESSGGDVAVWHYTKDGYYTVKSGYWLGMELRQVDRGAECSRENDVSNSNNVWSLIWGLGVPNKVKLFLWRACHAFLPCVERLVRRKVCSHDGCGRCGRPGETVLHSLWECPKVQKIWKGTWLSGFVKHWRESSFTDLLVHVADVGTQSELEFFGLLCWWIWKSRNDMLHGKEEVNPGQIVQRCVEWQGELSTVLGHTTTIQGHQMNNTGGLIGALSIPLPVPIKAEATEALALWNGLCYCKELGLRRVKVFGDALNVLNGLTVPSWDLSDIGGILDAIRLIKLFFDGATDAGRGCVGLGAVIVNNMGGLIGALSIPLPELGLRRVKVFGDALNVLNGLTVPSWDLSDIGGILDAVRLIKTYDPNDPANYGVIQEQLKPSFDLLEDAGFEKEKKIIRAIDDMKEKGDKLLEKLNAIDKKLEEKLAELDHTFGKKGKVLEKEIKDLAEERNDLTEKKRSPRSL; encoded by the exons ATGCGGCGGTTTCAGGAGGTTGTTGATGAGTGTGGTCTGCAGGAGGTTGAGTTTTCAGGGCCCTTGTTTACTTGGAAGCGTGGTTCTACTTTTGAGAGACTAGACAGATGCTTCATTAATCAGGATGCGGCGGAGCTGTTCCCACTATTTCACGAGGCTCATGTGGATGTTGGGGCCTCGGACCATATTCTGCTAGTGTTATTAGCTGAGGGTCCACATGGAGGACGATTTAGAGCAGGGAGAGCTAAAAGAAGGTTCCAGTTTGAGGCTCTCTGGACGAAAGAGCAGGACTGTGGGAACGTGGTGAAGGAGAATTGGTCTGGTAATGGGGGACTTCTAGATGTTACAGATAGATTGGCATTTGTCTCAAGGGCACTGCAACAGTGGAATGCAACTACAATTGGACACATCCCAAAGAAGAATGAGGAGCTGACTAAATGGCCTTTTGACAGCTGTGATGATGGGGTGCAAGTTAAAAGGAAGGAGGTGGTCAGTGAATTGAATAAATATCTAGAGCTGGAAGAATCTTTGTGGAAACAGAGGTCTCGTGTTTCCTGGCTACGAGAAGGGGATCAGAATACAAAATTTTTCCATAGCTATGCTAAAACTAGAGGAAGGAAGAACTGTATACAGGGCATTACTAATAGTGAGGGGGTGTGGCAAGATTCTGAGGAGGGTATCCAGCATGCTTTTTTGGCCTATTTCCCGATGTTGTTCACCTCTGAGGGCCACAATCATATGGAGTTGGTTTTGGATGCAGTCCCAATGCGAGTTACCGATGAGATGAATCAGAGGCTTTCCAAACCGTTCACCAGAATTGATATTGAGACAGCACTGAAACACATGAGTCCTGATAAGTCTCCAGGAGAGGATGGGTTTCCGACACGGTTTTACCAAACTTATTGGGACGTGATAGGGGATGAAATTAGCTCTACTTGCTTAAAGGTTTTAAATGAGGGTGCAGGTGTTGCAAGGCTCAACCATACTTTATTGGCTCTGATTCCAAAGGTCGACAATCCCCAAGTGGTGACTGATTTCCGTCCCATCAGTTTGTGTAATGTCCTCTACAAGTTGATATCAAAAACTGTGGTGAACAGAATGAAGAGTTTATTGCCAGAAGTGATCTCCAGTTATCAAAGTGCCTTTGTCCCTGGTAGAAGCATCCATGATAATGTGATTACTGCATTTGAGGTAGTCCATTCTATTAGAAATCGGCTGACAGGGGATGATCCTTATTGTGTGTTGAAGCATGACATTAGCAAGGCGTATGATAGGGTTGAATGGGTTTTTCTTCAGAATATTATATTACGAATGGGGTTCAATGAACGGTGGGTCGCTCTAGTAATGAGGTGTGTGAAGTCTGTGTGGTTTAGCATCTTATGGAATGGTACAGCAGTGGGCAGAATTACTCCGACAAGGGGGCTACTGCAGGGGGACCCGTTGTCCCCCTATTTGTTCCTATTGTGTTCCGAGGGGTTGACAGGGCTGTTCCAAAAGGCAGATAGAGAAGGGCTGATTCATGGGGCTAAAGTGTGTGAAGGGGTGCCGGCTATTTCACATCTTTTATTCACTGACGATAGTTTGTTATTTGGGAAGGCTGATATCCAGGAGGCGACACAGTTAAAGCAGAGTCTACTACTATATGAGAGTGCGGCTGGACAAAAGATCAACTTTCAAAAGTCGGCCATTTCTTTTGGGCCAGGTTTGCCACAAGCTCAGAAGCTCCCAATAATTCAAATGCTGGGTGTTCCAGTGGTCCCGTTTCATGAAAGGTACCTGGGACTACCAATTGTTGCTGGAAGGAATCGAAAAGAAATGTTCAAAAAAATTCATGAACGGCTCGACTATCATTTGAAGGGTTGGCAATCTAAGTTGTTGTCAAAGGCGGGAAAGACGGTGTTGATTAAGGTCGTAGCACAGGCTATTCCTTCCTATACTATGTCAGTGTTCAGATTGTCAAAGGGTGTCTGTCGCACTTACCAGTCCAAAATTGGGAAGTATTGGTGGGGAAATGGAGGGAAGAAAAGGGGGATACATTGGTGTACATGGCAGGTGCTTTACAAGAACAAGTTGGCAGGCGGATTGGGATTTAGGGACATCGAGTGTTTTACTCAGGCTTTATTGGCGAAGACGGTGTGGCGGATTGTGTTTCAGACCAATTCTTTAGTTAATTGTATTCTTCAACAGAAATATGCAGTTAATGGTAATTGGGCAGCAGTGCAGGTTGGGAGTAAGGATTCCTTTATTTGGAAAAGCCTTATGTGGGGGAAAGAGCTGCTATGTGCGGGTATTCGGAGGAGAATTGGTAATGGGGACACAACGAGGATTTGGGAAGATAAGTGGTTGCCCTCGCCTTGGTCTTTTCGGGTGATTACTCTGAGATTTTTGGATTCGGCTACAACGGTGAACCAGTTAATGGAAAAACCAGGTATGTGGAATGTTGATTTCATTAAGGATAAGTTTCTTTCTGTGGATGTGGAGAAGATACTTTCTATTCCTTTGTGTGAAAGTAGTGGAGGAGATGTGGCTGTTTGGCATTATACGAAGGATGGGTATTATACGGTGAAATCTGGGTATTGGTTAGGGATGGAGCTGAGGCAGGTGGATAGGGGAGCTGAGTGTAGTAGGGAGAATGATGTTTCAAACTCCAATAATGTCTGGAGTCTTATCTGGGGACTAGGTGTTCCTAACAAAGTCAAGCTTTTCCTGTGGAGAGCTTGCCATGCATTCTTACCTTGTGTTGAGCGTCTGGTTAGGCGCAAAGTGTGCTCTCATGATGGGTGTGGTAGATGTGGTAGACCAGGTGAAACAGTTTTACATAGCCTTTGGGAATGCCCAAAAGTCCAAAAAATTTGGAAGGGTACATGGTTGAGTGGGTTTGTTAAACATTGGAGGGAGTCGTCTTTTACTGATCTGCTGGTTCATGTGGCTGATGTAGGGACTCAGAGTGAGCTGGAATTTTTTGGGCTTCTCTGTTGGTGGATTTGGAAAAGTAGGAACGACATGTTACATGGTAAGGAAGAGGTGAATCCTGGGCAGATTGTGCAGAGATGTGTGGAATGGCAAGGAGAGCTTTCTACGGTGCTGGGGCATACTACAACGATTCAAGGACATCAGA TGAACAATACGGGAGGACTAATTGGTGCTCTATCCATACCATTACCGGTTCCAATCAAAGCTGAGGCCACTGAGGCTTTAGCTTTATGGAATGGCTTATGTTATTGTAAGGAGCTGGGTTTGAGGAGAGTTAAGGTGTTTGGGGACGCACTCAATGTACTCAATGGGCTGACTGTGCCTAGCTGGGACTTAAGCGATATTGGAGGAATCCTTGATGCAATAAGATTGATAAAACTCTTCTTTGATGGAGCGACGGATGCGGGGAGAGGATGTGTTGGTTTGGGGGCTGTTATAGTGAACAATATGGGAGGACTAATTGGTGCTCTATCCATACCATTACCG GAGCTGGGTTTGAGGAGAGTTAAGGTGTTTGGGGACGCACTCAATGTACTCAATGGGCTGACTGTGCCTAGCTGGGACTTAAGCGATATTGGAGGAATCCTTGATGCAGTAAGATTGATAAAGA CCTATGATCCAAATGATCCTGCTAACTATGGAGTCATTCAGGAACAACTGAAGCCCTCATTTGATCTTCTAGAAGATGCtggatttgaaaaagaaaaaaaaatcatccgaGCTATTGATGACATGAAGGAGAAAGGTGACAAACTGTTAGAAAAGCTAAATGCTATTGACAAGAAACTTGAAGAAAAGCTAGCAGAGTTGGATCATACTtttggaaagaaaggaaaggtTCTAGAGAAAGAGATCAAGGATCTAGCAGAGGAAAGAAATGATTTGacggagaagaagagaagccctCGATCTCTATAG